A window from Myripristis murdjan chromosome 11, fMyrMur1.1, whole genome shotgun sequence encodes these proteins:
- the LOC115368105 gene encoding class I histocompatibility antigen, F10 alpha chain-like — protein sequence MKEFILLLLFCHVASPALHALRYFYTASSGVPNFPEFVVVGLVDDVQIVHYDSNTQRLVPKQDWMKEVIADDPHYWEMSSQNAQASQQNFKASIGNLKKRFNQTGGVHTYQRMYSCEWHDDTGEVNGFDRHGYDGEDFIVFDLKTLTWIAPKPQAVITKHNWDRDTVRNERWKNYLTQECIDWLKKYLDYGRSTLLRTELPSVSLLQKTPSSPVTCHASGFYPNNTMLFWRRDGEEVHEDVDHGEILHNHDGTFQKSVDLDVSSVKAEDWGRYSCVFLLSGVKGDIVTKLDPKVIKTNWAPTNSPN from the exons ATGAAggagtttattttgttgctcCTCTTCTGTCATGTTGCATCTCCAG CGCTTCACGCCCTGAGGTATTTCTACACGGCTTCATCTGGAGTCCCAAACTTCCcagagtttgttgttgttggtttggtTGATGATGTTCAGATTGTTCACtatgacagcaacacacaaagACTGGTGCCCAAACAGGACTGGATGAAGGAGGTCATAGCTGATGATCCTCATTACTGGGAGATGAGCTCTCAGAACGCTCAGGCCTCCCAGCAGAACTTCAAAGCCAGCATTGGCAACTTGAAGAAACGCTTCAATCAAACTGGAG gtgttcACACCTACCAGAGGATGTACAGCTGTGAATGGCATGATGACACTGGAGAAGTGAATGGTTTTGATCGGCATGGTTATGATGGAGAAGATTTTATAGTTTTTGACCTGAAGACTCTGACATGGATCGCTCCAAAACCACAGGCTGTCATCACCAAACACAACTGGGACAGAGATACAGTTCGAAATGAGCGCTGGAAGAACTACCTCACCCAGGAGTGTATTGATTGGCTGAAGAAGTATTTGGACTATGGGAGGAGCACTCTGCTGAGAACAG agCTTCCCTCggtgtctctcctccagaagactccctcctctccagtgaCCTGCCACGCTTCAGGTTTCTACCCCAACAACACCATGTTGTTCtggaggagagacggagaggaggtTCATGAGGACGTGGATCACGGAGAGATCCTCCACAACCACGATGGAACCTTCCAGAAGAGCGTTGACCTGGACGTTTCATCAGTCAAAGCTGAAGACTGGGGGaggtacagctgtgtgtttctgctctctGGTGTCAAGGGGGACATCGTCACCAAACTGGACCCAAAAGTGATCAAGACCAACTGGG